The following coding sequences lie in one Arachis hypogaea cultivar Tifrunner chromosome 4, arahy.Tifrunner.gnm2.J5K5, whole genome shotgun sequence genomic window:
- the LOC114927641 gene encoding F-box/kelch-repeat protein At3g23880, which yields MEKKKQQQDENHKSKSIQDILTLELIHIILLRVPLKYLARLKCVSKFWNTLISDPDFAHVHLSAAPTHVCLFIDDYTKACSVDIDAVFHDYNCATAVKEVSLPFKMKTRYDFEVMCSCRGLVLLHRAPHFFVVWNPVTGSSKRVSYSHIVSRSHRKWFMFPYSAILYGFGYDASQDDYLVVVASQDKNGHEHFDCLSLRTNSWINVDFALSKPLGWSNWKSRGFFLNGAIHWSSCTLSVGVYSILIFDLKERSFSTISMPEQVMGYLNPTHLVLLGGCLALYSYDRDKTNIWVMKEYKVHSSWTFYQISRGRSGPLCLSNGSDIVALDSILKSIDLYLRFAKYNVRGELLQLKCFDYSDLEHFKDRSRRLSQYGTNYIVYTESLVPVPSENVRNKDEKRYVNEGHAESAPTSEREKVVIGNGQLSNDPSIQEIRRSTRGRVINRTLDDFAW from the coding sequence atggagaagaagaagcaacagcaGGATGAGAATCACAAGAGCAAGAGCATTCAGGACATTCTTACTCTTGAGCTGATTCACATAATCCTACTGAGGGTTCCGCTCAAATATCTTGCTCGCCTGAAGTGCGTTTCGAAGTTTTGGAACACTCTCATTTCCGATCCCGACTTTGCGCATGTTCACCTCTCTGCGGCACCCACCCATGTATGCCTCTTCATAGATGACTACACCAAGGCTTGCTCCGTTGACATTGACGCAGTATTTCACGACTACAATTGTGCTACTGCAGTAAAAGAGGTATCTCTCCCTTTCAAGATGAAAACACGTTATGATTTTGAAGTTATGTGCTCCTGCAGAGGGCTTGTTCTCTTACACCGAGCCCCGCATTTTTTTGTGGTATGGAATCCAGTGACTGGATCCAGCAAAAGAGTATCCTACTCTCACATTGTTTCTCGTAGTCATCGCAAGTGGTTTATGTTTCCCTATAGTGCGATTTTGTATGGATTTGGTTACGATGCCTCACAGGATGACTACTTAGTTGTTGTAGCTTCTCAGGATAAGAATGGCCATGAGCACTTTGATTGCCTGTCTTTGAGAACCAATTCATGGATTAATGTTGATTTTGCACTCTCCAAACCCTTGGGTTGGAGCAACTGGAAATCTCGTGGGTTCTTCTTGAATGGCGCTATTCATTGGTCCTCCTGTACCCTTAGTGTTGGAGTTTATAGTATTCTTATATTTGATTTGAAGGAAAGGAGTTTCTCAACTATCTCTATGCCTGAACAAGTGATGGGTTATCTCAATCCCACTCATCTTGTCCTACTAGGAGGGTGCCTGGCCTTGTATTCTTATGATCGCGATAAAACTAACATATGGGTGATGAAAGAATACAAAGTGCATTCATCTTGGACTTTCTATCAGATTTCTCGGGGACGGTCTGGGCCTCTATGCTTATCCAATGGTAGTGACATTGTTGCACTAGATTCTATTTTGAAATCTATAGATCTCTACTTAAGGTTTGCCAAATATAATGTCAGAGGAGAGCTCCTCCAACTCAAATGTTTTGATTATAGTGATCTGGAACATTTTAAAGATCGTTCTCGTCGGTTGTCTCAGTATGGCACAAACTACATTGTATACACAGAGAGTCTCGTGCCAGTCCCTAGTGAGAATGTAAGGAATAAAGATGAAAAACGGTACGTGAATGAAGGTCATGCAGAATCAGCACCAACAAGTGAGAGGGAAAAGGTTGTTATTGGGAATGGACAGCTGTCAAACGATCCTTCAATTCAAGAAATCAGGAGAAGCACGAGAGGGAGGGTCATTAATAGAACCCTGGATGACTTTGCGTGGTAA
- the LOC112794483 gene encoding receptor-like protein kinase FERONIA, giving the protein MGFLYGFSCCFQSSSGDRGTRILEEQPSSIISQLCRQFSLSEMQSATNNFHNSLKVGEGSFGNVYKGYLENSSTPVAIKRCKKDSVFGLSSLKNEVVLLSQLQHPNLISLVGFCIEGTELVLVYDYMSNGSIRDHLHRGNIDPLPWKRRLQICIGVARALHYLHTGAKYTIIHRNIKTRLILLDSNWEPKVSSLLLSKRGALSTSKSLTRVKSDVKGTLGYLDPEYYNTSMLTEKSDVFSFGIVLLEVVSAKRAKEVNGEYFQGFNQSLRSYANEIVDAILKSKIDSDCWKTFVDITKRCLLLEGRERPDMGEVEVELEHALKLQEEADAKN; this is encoded by the coding sequence ATGGGTTTTCTATATGGTTTTTCTTGCTGCTTCCAATCTTCTTCTGGTGATAGAGGAACACGTATCTTAGAAGAGCAACCATCATCCATTATAAGTCAACTCTGCCGTCAGTTTTCACTTTCAGAGATGCAATCAGCAACAAATAACTTCCATAATTCTTTGAAAGTTGGAGAAGGCTCCTTTGGCAATGTCTACAAAGGttatctggaaaacagttctacACCAGTTGCCATCAAACGGTGCAAGAAGGATTCAGTTTTTGGTCTTTCCAGCTTGAAGAATGAGGTTGTCCTGCTTTCTCAGCTGCAACACCCCAATCTCATCTCCTTAGTTGGATTCTGCATTGAAGGAACCGAGTTGGTTCTTGTATATGATTACATGTCTAATGGTTCCATTCGTGATCATCTTCATCGTGGGAACATCGATCCACTTCCATGGAAGAGGAGGCTTCAAATTTGCATAGGAGTGGCGCGTGCACTGCACTATCTTCACACAGGAGCCAAGTACACTATTATCCACCGGAACATTAAAACACGTCTCATCCTTTTGGATAGTAATTGGGAACCAAAAGTTTCAAGCCTATTATTGTCCAAAAGGGGAGCACTTAGTACTTCAAAGTCATTGACAAGGGTGAAGTCAGATGTGAAGGGAACATTGGGGTATCTTGATCCGGAATATTACAACACAAGTATGTTGACTGAAAAATCAGATGTATTTTCATTCGGCATAGTTCTATTAGAAGTTGTGAGTGCAAAGCGGGCAAAAGAGGTTAACGGAGAATACTTTCAAGGCTTTAATCAGTCACTGAGGTCATATGCAAATGAAATTGTTGATGCAATTCTTAAGTCTAAGATTGATTCAGATTGTTGGAAAACATTTGTTGACATCACTAAGAGATGCTTGCTTTTGGAGGGAAGGGAGAGGCCAGACATGGGAGAAGTGGAGGTGGAACTTGAACATGCACTAAAATTGCAAGAGGAAGCTGATGCCAAGAATTAA
- the LOC112797900 gene encoding uncharacterized protein, giving the protein MILKSLGFCGWKKNESSSSKKEYKSVIEELCHQFCMEDIRKATNNFDKKLLVEKSCDCWVYKGCVEYNGTSDYTIAIKRGSPTKKKKMKNEEDSTRYFMVKEIEVLCQLRHPNIISLIGFCKENEMIVVYEYMANGSLGDYLFKRKKEPLSWKKRLEICIGVARALHYLHAGAKRTIFHRFIHPTNILLDENMVPKLSNFELSLQGALSTSKPKPITDYIRGTIGYIPLEVLKLGIYTDKCDVYSFGKVLLDVIFGIKDEHSMSEINMLASLHFGERTNEYLEVLKHLPLTLIRPRKLLCSWIPMEEMVDPDLNGKIAPECWDAVMSIAQRCIEYEADERPTMGEVELLLESALSLQQQFDITHSAAAHYTLSSTTYIHMLPSICIHANNIEDILFHQFPLADIREMTNNFDDDYGIMGKGSFGEMYRGRVRLNGVTDNYYYWIAIKKMDWPSICDSGMQFNFRKEIEKICVIRHPNLVSLLGFCDDDDDDHNDNDNDNDNDNDDDVDDSVGDDNDDDAKILVSEFIQNGSLLYNLHESHRNKKALTWKKRLQICIGVAQGLHYLHTASMFHRNIKLTNILLDRAMVPKLSDFGFPWSNPIHAGYYAAPEWSEGHEFTDKCDVYSFGIVLLQVVFTSKLPLIEGESDPILKGKIAPQCWEVFLDITQRCLKFESNERPTMNEVISQLEHALALQEEADANTSDEYNLLSMTFDDDVLLGRALC; this is encoded by the exons ATGATATTGAAATCTTTGGGGTTTTGTggttggaagaagaatgaaagttCATCATCAAAGAAAGAGTATAAATCAGTAATAGAAGAGCTATGCCATCAATTTTGCATGGAAGATATTAGAAAAGCAACCAACAACTTTGACAAAAAACTTCTTGTAGAAAAGTCCTGTGATTGTTGGGTGTACAAAGGTTGTGTCGAGTATAACGGTACAAGTGATTATACAATTGCAATAAAACGCGGGAGCCctactaaaaagaaaaagatgaaaaatgagGAGGATAGCACTCGTTACTTTATGGTGAAGGAAATTGAGGTGCTATGTCAGCTTCGTCACCCAAATATAATCTCACTTATAGGCTTCTGCAAAGAAAATGAAATGATTGTTGTGTACGAGTACATGGCGAATGGATCACTTGGTGATTACTTGTTTAAAAGGAAGAAGGAACCGCTATCATGGAAGAAGAGACTAGAGATCTGCATCGGAGTAGCACGTGCTCTACACTACCTTCATGCTGGAGCCAAGCGTACTATCTTTCATCGCTTCATACATCCCACTAACATTCTATTGGATGAGAATATGGTACCCAAACTCTCAAATTTTGAACTTTCCTTGCAAGGAGCACTCTCTACCTCCAAGCCAAAACCAATTACAGATTATATTCGGG GTACAATTGGATACATTCCCCTAGAAGTGCTAAAACTTGGCATCTATACTGATAAATGTGATGTTTACTCCTTTGGTAAAGTTCTACTAGATGTGATATTCGGCATAAAGGACGAGCATTCGATGAGCGAGATCAATATGTTAGCAAGCCTACACTTTGGGGAGAGGACGAATGAATATTTGGAAGTATTGAAACATTTACCCCTTACACTCATCAGGCCAAGAAAGCTCTTATGTTCGTGGATTCCTATGGAGGAGATGGTTGATCCAGATCTTAACGGAAAGATTGCTCCCGAGTGTTGGGATGCAGTAATGAGTATTGCTCAAAGATGCATAGAATATGAAGCAGATGAGCGACCAACAATGGGTGAAGTAGAGTTGTTGCTTGAGAGTGCTCTCTCATTGCAGCAACAATTTGATATTACACACTCTGCTGCTGCTCATTACACCTTATCCTCCACCACCTATATTCATATGCTACCATCAATTTGTATTCATGCCAATAACATAGAGGACATACTATTCCATCAGTTTCCCCTGGCTGATATTAGAGAAATGACCAATAATTTCGATGACGATTATGGAATAATGGGAAAAGGTAGTTTTGGAGAAATGTACCGAGGTCGTGTCAGACTTAATGGTGTAACAGATAATTACTACTATTGGATCGCAATAAAGAAGATGGATTGGCCATCAATTTGTGATTCTGGGATGCAATTCAACTtcaggaaagaaattgagaaaatctGTGTGATTCGCCATCCAAATTTGGTGTCTCTTTTAGGATTCTGCGATGACGATGACGATGAtcataatgataatgataatgataatgataatgataatgatgatgatgttgatgattcTGTtggtgatgataatgatgatgatgccaAGATACTTGTATCCGAATTCATACAGAATGGAAGTCTACTTTATAACCTGCATGAGAGTCATCGGAATAAGAAAGCTCTGACATGGAAGAAACGACTGCAAATATGCATTGGAGTAGCACAAGGACTTCACTACCTTCACACAGCATCCATGTTTCACCGTAACATTAAACTTACTAACATCCTTTTGGATCGCGCTATGGTGCCTAAACTCTCTGATTTTGGGTTTCCCTGGTCAAACCCAATACATGCAG GTTATTATGCTGCTCCTGAATGGTCTGAAGGTCATGAATTCACAGATAAGTGTGATGTTTACTCTTTTGGTATAGTTCTACTACAAGTAGTATTCACGAGCAAGCTACCGCTTATTGAGGGGGAGAGTGATCCGATTCTCAAGGGTAAGATTGCACCACAGTGCTGGGAAGTTTTCTTAGACATCACACAACGGTGTTTGAAGTTTGAATCAAATGAGAGACCAACCATGAATGAAGTTATAAGTCAACTTGAGCATGCTCTGGCACTACAAGAGGAAGCAGATGCCAACACTAGTGATGAATACAACTTATTATCAATGACCTTTGATGATGATGTTTTATTAGGAAGAGCCTTATGCTAG
- the LOC112797903 gene encoding F-box/kelch-repeat protein At3g23880: MDKKKQKHTTGNKPKQQSTMEKKKQQQQNENHKSKSIHDILGLDLIHRILLRVPLKQLGRLKCVSKFWNTLISDPHFEESHLHLPAVPTHVCLFISNYTKACSVDIDAAFHDYNCATAAKEVSLPFKMKTHYAFEVMCSCRGLVLLHRASHFFVVWNPVTGSSKRVSYSHIASRSNPISPSLYGFGYDASQDDYLVFVASQDKNGQDHFDCLSLRTNSSTNLDFALSKPLGRSNWESRGFFLNGAIHWSSCTLSVRDYSILIFDLKERSFSTISMPEQVMGYLNPIHLVLLGGCLALYSYECDKTNIWVMKQYKVQSSWTFYQISRKTVPLYLCNGSDIVALDLVLGTRLRFAKYNAKGELLQHKYVDYPHRLSSRSYTVYTESLAPLPTEIKDKDMDKKKKKWPSESEGGCQTRKEN; this comes from the exons ATGGATaagaagaagcagaagcacaCAACAGGGAACAAACCAAAACAGCAATCgaccatggagaagaagaagcaacagcaGCAGAATGAGAATCACAAGAGCAAGAGCATTCACGATATTCTCGGTCTTGATCTGATTCACAGAATCTTACTTAGGGTTCCGCTCAAACAACTCGGTCGCCTTAAGTGCGTTTCGAAGTTTTGGAACACTCTCATTTCCGATCCACACTTTGAGGAATCGCATCTTCACCTCCCTGCTGTACCCACCCATGTATGCCTCTTCATAAGTAACTACACCAAGGCTTGCTCCGTTGACATTGACGCAGCATTTCACGACTACAATTGTGCTACTGCAGCAAAAGAGGTATCTCTCCCTTTCAAGATGAAAACACATTATGCTTTTGAAGTTATGTGCTCCTGCAGAGGGCTTGTTCTCTTACACCGAGCCTCGCATTTTTTTGTCGTATGGAATCCAGTGACTGGATCCAGCAAAAGAGTATCCTACTCTCACATTGCTTCTCGTAGTAATCCCATTAGTCCTTCTTTGTATGGATTTGGTTACGATGCTTCACAGGATGACTACTTAGTTTTTGTAGCTTCTCAGGATAAGAATGGCCAAGACCACTTTGATTGCTTGTCTTTGAGAACCAATTCATCGACTAATCTTGATTTTGCACTCTCCAAACCCTTGGGTAGGAGCAACTGGGAATCTCGTGGGTTCTTCTTGAATGGCGCTATTCATTGGTCGTCTTGCACTCTTAGTGTTAGAGATTATAGTATTCTTATATTTGATTTGAAGGAAAGGAGTTTCTCAACCATATCTATGCCTGAACAAGTGATGGGTTATCTCAATCCCATTCATCTCGTCCTACTCGGAGGGTGCCTGGCCTTGTATTCTTATGAATGCGATAAAACTAACATATGGGTGATGAAACAATACAAAGTGCAGTCCTCTTGGACTTTCTATCAGATTTCTCGTAAGACTGTGCCTCTATACTTATGCAATGGTAGTGACATTGTTGCACTAGATTTAGTTTTGGGTACCCGCTTAAGGTTTGCAAAATATAATGCCAAAGGAGAGCTCCTCCAACACAAATATGTTGATTATCCTCACAGGTTGTCCAGCAGAAGCTACACTGTATACACAGAGAGTCTCGCACCACTCCCTACTGAGATTAAGGATAAGGATAtggataagaagaagaaaaaatg GCCATCAGAATCAGAAGGGGGATGTCAAACAAGGAAAGAGAACTAG